TGGCTGGAATACGATCTTGCACGCGAATAATACCTTCAACAATATCATCGATATAAGTGAAGTCGCGCATCATGTCGCCATTGTTGTAAATGTCGATCTCTTTACCCGCCACGATTAAGTTCGCAAACTTGAACATCGCCATATCAGGGCGGCTCCAAGGGCCGTAAACGGTAAAGAAGCGTAAGCCTGTCGTCGGTACGTCGTATAAATGAGAATAGGTATGTGCCATCAACTCATTCGATTTCTTGGTCGCGGCGTATAGTGAGATCGGGTGATCAACACTGTCTGCTGTATGGAATGGCATTTTTTGATTCAAGCCATAAACGGAGCTCGATGAAGCATAAACGAGGTGTTCAACCTTATTATGGCGACAGCCTTCAAGAATAGCTAAGTGACCGACAAGGTTGCTATCGGCATACGCCATTGGGTTATCAATTGAGTAACGAACACCCGCTTGCGCTGCTAAATGAATCACACGGTCAAATTTTTGCTCAGCAAACAGCTTCGCCATGCCCTCTCTATCAGCAAGATCCAGCTCGATAAAGGTCAGGTTTTCATGCTCGATACGTTTCAGACGGTCATGCTTCAGTGAGACTTCGTAGTAGTCATTCAAGTTATCAATACCGACAACTTCATGGCCTGCTGCGCATAGTCGCTCTGACACTGCAGAGCCGATAAAACCGGCAACGCCAGTTACTAAATATTTCATTCTACTATTCTCAATTCATATCATTAGTGTAATTGTAGCTACTAGCCTGCCTATCTACTAGCGTAAAAAAGTGAACATAAGTTCAGTTTTTTTATACTTGGCACTGTTCACAGAAGAACGTGTTTCTCTGCCCTATTTTTAACTCTTGAATCAGAGCCTCACAATTAGGGCATTCCTCTTTCGCTTTACCATAAACCTGTAGCTCTTGAGCAAAGTATCCAGGCTTACCATCAGCTTGTGCAAAATCCTTTAAAGTGGTCCCGCCTTGTTTGATAGCGGTGGCGAGCACTTGTTTGATCTCTTTGGTTAACAAGAGCCACTCTTGTTTTGTCACTTTGCTTGCAGGGCGCAAAGGGCTAATACGTGAAGCAAATAGTGCTTCGTTGGCGTAAATATTACCGACACCCACCACCACTTTGTTGTCCATGATGAATTGCTTCACGGCGACTTTACGTTTTTCTGCCTTCTCGGCTATGTAGTCGGCATTGAAGTCGTCCGTTAGCGGCTCGGGGCCAGACCCCAGTAACACAGGATGGACTTCATCAGGCGCCGACCATAGCCAAGCACCAAAGCGGCGTGGGTCGTTATAACGCAGTACCTTGCCGTTAGTGAGCTTAAGATCCACGTGATCGTGCTTAGCTGCAGGGAAGTCTGCATCTAATACGCGCAGTGAACCAGACATCCCCAAATGAACAATGGCACTGCCAACCTTAGTTTCAATGATCAGATACTTAGCTCGACGAGAGATGGCGAGTATTTTTTCACCTTCCAACTGTTTTAAATCAAGTGGGATATCCCAACGTAATTTAGGTGTCCGAAAAGTCATCGTTTTTATTGTCTCACCAACTAAATGAGGCGAGATCCCCATACGGCTCACTTCAACTTCGGGTAATTCAGGCATAATTTATTCGTCCGATTTAGGTGGTTTGTCTGATATAGATAGCTTGTCTGATTTCAATGAATGTTCTGAGCTAAGGCTTGGAAACAGGTAGCTCTCTTCAATAGACACCGCCAACCACTGATCATTCCAGTTTTTTAACAACCAGAACTCTGGCAATTGATAATAGGTAATACGCTGGGGCTCTTCTTGGTCTTGATACCATACTTCGATGGTATGTGGTGTATTTAACCGAGGCGTAAGGTCTGTATAAGTCTGTGAGTCGACTTCCGTACCCACAAGCTCTTTCCAACGCTGTGACAACTCTTGTGCATTGATAGTTTGAGGGAAGTCTGCATCTTTGAACTGGTAAACCCATTGATTGTCTTGTTGAACGACAGACCACTTAGCAAAGTGTAACGCTTGAAGCTCTGCTGCTGGATTTAGGAGATAAGGGTAAGGGCTCTCAACCTGAGGCTCAGGCTCGATAAGGTACGCTTTGATCAGTGTTGGAAGGTTTAACACCCCAATAAAAGCGATCACGCTTAACATGAGTATGTTGTTCCACCGGCGTCCACGATATCTCATCTGATTCTGCTCATCTAATCTATTGAGCAATCAGTATATCGTGAAACGAGCAACACTTTCTATGCACACGACTTTCTGTGCGTTGTTTGCTTATCGATTAAAGGGGGAGAATTGATAATGCCTAATTTCAGATATAAAAAAACCCAGCGATTAAGCTGGGTTTTTTAACTTTTTCTTCTACTGGAGAAGAGCAAAAAAAGCATCAATTACTTGATTTTCGCTTCTTTGTACATAACGTGTTGGCGAACTACTGGATCAAACTTTTTGATCTCAAATTTGCCTGGCATGTTACGTTTGTTCTTATCAGTTGTGTAGAAGTGACCAGTACCTGCAGAAGATACTAGACGAATTTTCTCACGAATGCCTTTAGCCATTGCTTAATTCCTCTTAAACGTTTTCGCCACGTGCACGGATATCAACAAGAACAGCATCGATGCCTTTCTTATCAATAATACGCATGCCTTTAGCAGTTAGACGTAGTTTAACAAAACGTTTTTCGCTCTCTACCCAGAAACGATGAGTTTGTAGGTTCGGCAGAAAACGGCGCTTAGTAGCATTGCGTGCGTGTGAACGGTTGTTACCCGTTACTGGACGCTTACCAGTTACTTGGCATACTCGGGACATGAATGTCTTCTCCAATCGTTTCAGCTCGATATCAACCTTGGTGGCCGAACCTCTCTATCAATTAAAATAGAAGGTAAAAACCGTTATGGAAAATCCATACAAGGCTATCAAAGGTCGCGCATTATACTAACTTGACACGCATTGCTCAAGACCCGAACAGATCCTTTTTACGGATTTCGTGATCTTTTTTTGTGCAGCGCAGCTTGCTTGAGTAATCAGAGCTGATTTTAGGTCTAAAAATGTGGGCGGAATAATAGCAGATTTAACGCAACTAACAACCTAAAATGTGATTCAAATCCATCCACGCTCTGCAAAAGAGACAACTTCGCCATCTCCAACGACAAAATGGTCGAGAACTCGGATGTCCACCAACGCTAATGCATCGGTTAAACGGCGTGTGATTCGCCTATCCGCTTGGCTGGGCTCTGCGACACCCGAAGGATGGTTATGAGCCAGGATTAATGCCGCTGCATTATGGTGAAGAGACCGTTTAACCACTTCCCGAGGGTAAACCGATGCAGCATCGATGGTTCCTTCAAACATCACCTCGTCCTTTATTACCCTATTTTGGTTATCGAGGAACAATATATAGAAGGCTTCTCGCTGGCGATCGCGCAACATACTCGAAAGGTAGAGCTTGGTATGACTAGGGCTCGTTAATGCATCTCCACGAGATAACGTCTCTGCTAAATAACGTTGCGTCATCTCTAACACAGCCTGCAATTGAACATATTTCGCTTGCCCCAGTCCTTTATGGGCACAGAATTCCGTTTCCGTTGCAGAAAAAAGTTGCCGTAGCGAGCCAAAGTCTTTGATCAACTTATCGGCTAACTCTAGTACGTTCATTCCCTGTGTACCTGTACGAAGAAATATCGCGAGCAATTCGGCATCACTCAAAGAATCCGGCCCTCTATTTAGTAGTTTTTCTCTCGGCATCGATTCGGCAGGAATATTACTGATAGGCATATAAAGGCTATTTCGTTGGTCATAAATACAGTCCATCAGATTAACGGCCTTGCTCATTGAGATCCTTCAATGCAGTAGAAGGGGGTCGAGTCGATTGTAAAACCATGTAATTGATAAGTTTGATAACACCAACTTGATGCGCGTCAACTCTGTTCGAACTCTGCTTCTAGGCACTCATCCTTTGTTCTGATATCGTAAGTCCCAGAAAAATTAAGGAACAGAATCATGCAAACATTGGTTAATCAACTGAGTAACGCAGACCAACAAGGCCTAGCAGGTAAAAAAATCCTACTTGGTATTAGTGGTGGTATCGCTGCTTATAAATGTGCCGAACTGACTCGTCGCTTAATTGAACGTGGAGCACAGGTACAAGTCGTGATGACAAATGCGGCCAAGGAGTTCATTACTCCCCTCACCATGCAAGCCGTCTCTGGAAGGCCAGTGTCTGATAGTTTGCTTGATCCTGCGGCGGAAGCTTCCATGGGGCACATCGAGCTCGCAAAGTGGGCTGACTTGGTATTACTAGCACCAGCAACCGCCGACCTTATTGCGCGCATGACAGCTGGCATGGGTAACGACTTGCTGACCACTTTGGTTTTAGCAACCGATGCACCAGTTGCGGTCTCTCCGGCCATGAACCAGCAAATGTACAGCCATCCTGCGACTCAAGAAAACATCGCGACACTAAAACGTCGTGGTTGTGAAATCTGGGGACCTGCGGCTGGCGAGCAAGCGTGTGGTGATGTCGGTATGGGTCGTATGTTAGAGCCAATGCAGCTAGTACATCGCTGTGAAGACTTCTTCCAACCTAAGCCGCTTACTGGCCGTTCTGTGCTTATTACTGCAGGTCCGACTCGTGAAGCGATTGACCCTGTGCGTTACATTACCAATCACAGCTCAGGCAAGATGGGCTATGCACTGGCTGAAGCAGCCGCCAAACAAGGCGCAACAGTCACTCTAGTCAGCGGCCCTGTATCACTCGCGACACCAAGCCAAGTGACTCGTATTGATGTCGACAGCGCTCAACAGATGTTTGATGCGGTTGCAGCAAGCGCTTCTCAACACGATATTTTCATCAGCTGCGCCGCGGTTGCCGATTATCGCCCTGAGACCATCGCAGACCAAAAGCTTAAAAAGGTCGATGGTAAAGACGACATGACCATTCAAATGGTTAAGAATCCAGATATCGTCGCTTCTGTCGCTTCAATGACCGAAGGTCGCCCATTTACTGTCGGCTTCGCAGCAGAAACTCAAGATGTTGAGAAGTACGCACGCGGCAAACTTGAAAGAAAGAATCTCGATATGATTTGCGCCAACGACGTATCTGTCGAAGGGCAAGGCTTCAATAGCAGTAGCAATGAGCTGCACCTTTATTGGAAAGGCGGCGATAAATCTCTACCACTGGAAAGCAAAGACACACTTGGTTTCCAGATCCTCGATCAGATCCAAAAGCTTATTGATGCATAAACGCACAATTTTGCTCTGACAATCTGCTGACACCTCTCGATTCTGTTGACCTAGGGCTCACAAAACTAGGAAACAGAATTGAATGGTGTTTATAATCCTTCTTCACTCAATCCTCATCTTTAGGAAAGGAAGTAAATAGATGGCTGGTGCTCGAAAATCAAACCGTCGTGAAGAAATCCTACAAGCTCTCGCACAAATGTTGGAATCGACCGAAGGTGCTTCTCGTATCACAACGGTAAAGTTGGCCAAGCAAGTGGGTGTTTCTGAAGCTGCATTATACCGCCACTTCCCAAGCAAAGCCCGCATGTTTGAAGGCCTGATCGAGTTCATTGAAGAAGCGTTGATGTCTCGAATCAACCGCATTCTGGATGAAGAGAAAGACACGCTAGAGCGCATACGCCTAGTGCTACAACTTATTTTAGCTTTCTCAGAACGTAACCCAGGCCTGACTCGAATTTTGTCTGGCCATGCTCTAATGTTTGAAAATGAACGCCTGCGTGATCGCATCAACCAACTTTTCGAACGCATTGAGACGCAACTTCGCCAGATCCTGCGTGAAAGAAAGCTTCGTGAAGGGAAATCATTCCCGGTTGATGAGAAAATCTTAGCCGCTCAGCTGCTAGGTCAAGTTGAAGGTAGCTTGAATCGATTTGTTCGCTCAGATTTCAAATATCAACCGACAGAAAACTTTGATGCTTATTGGGCTCTGCTAAGCGCTCAAATTAAGTAGCAATTAAATTAAGTAGCAATCAAATCTTAAGTGATGGTTATGACGACGAAAACTTCTCCGACAAACAGCACTGCACAACACGTTATTACTAAGCCACCTTTTACTCTGGCGTTACTCCACCCTAAATACTGGGGCGTTTGGTTCGGTTTTGGGCTATTAGCGCTTATCGTTAATGTTCTCCCTTACCGTATGTTATTACTGCTAGGTCGTTTATTGGGTTCTCTTGGTGCTCGTTTTGGCAAGAAGCGCGTCGCTGTAGCAACCCGTAACTTGGAACTCGCCTTCCCAGACAAGCCAGCTGATGAAGTCGCGACAATGGTCAGTGAGAACTTTAAGAATACTGGTATGGCGCTAATCGAAACCGGTATTACGTGGTTTTGGCCAACATGGCGTTTCAAGCGCATCCTAGTGGACAAAGACACCCAAATGCTGCGTACTCACAAAGCCAACGGTAAAGGGGTTCTTCTATGCTGCGTTCATGCCTTAAATCTAGAGATCACTGCGCGAGCAATGGCGGTACTTGGCATTTCTGGTTTAGGTGTTTACCGCCCGCACAACAATCCAGCTTATGAGTTCATTCAATACCGAGGTCGTACTCAGAACGGCAATCGCTTGATTCACCGTAAAGATGTGAAACGTATGATTCGAATTCTGCGTCAGGGTGAGATCCTTTTCTATCTGCCAGATCATGATTACGGTCGTAACAAAGCTGTGTTTGTGCCTTTCTTCGCGGTAGAAGATGCGTGTACTACCACAGGGACTAGCATTCTGGCTTACACCAGCCGATGCGCAATTGTTCCGGGTTCAGGTTTTAGAAATGCCGATGGCAAGTATGAAATCATGGCCGATGAATCAATCGAAGATAACTACCCACAGAAAGATGAGAAAGCAGCGGCGGCTTACATGAACCGCTACCTTGAGAAGATTATCTTACGTGCTCCAGAGCAATGGATGTGGCTACACAAGCGCTTCAAAACAATGGAAGATCCAGAAGTGGAGCGCGGTATTCGTTATAAATAGAGTAGCCGTTATAAATAGAGTTACCGCTACAAATAGAGCGCCTATCTTTAGATAGGAAACTGCTCACTTCAATAGAAAAGTAAAAGGCCCGACAGATATTTATCTCTCGGGCCTTTTTGATTTTTCGATTCTAAACTTAGAACGCTAAACTGTTAGATTCGACATTTCAGGAATTAGATTCCGTATTGAGCGCGGTACGCTTTTACAGATTCTAGGTGCGCGGCGTCTGTGCCTTTCTCTTCAAGGAAAGTCACCAAGTCAGTCAGGCTAACGATTGAGATGATTGCACAACCGAAGTCACGCTCAACTTCTTGAATCGCAGACAGTTCGCCTTTGCCCTTCTCTTGACGGTCGATAGCAACAAGCACGCCCGCTAAATCAGCGCCGTTTGCTTGGATGATTTCCATCGACTCACGAATCGCAGTACCTGCAGTGATCACGTCGTCCACTAGCATGATGCGACCTTCAAGTGCGCTACCTACTAGATTGCCACCTTCGCCGTGGTTTTTCGCTTCTTTACGGTTAAAGCAGTAAGGCGTGTCTACATCGTGGTGATCTGCCAATGCAACCGCTGTTGTCGTTGCAATTGGAATACCCTTGTATGCAGGGCCAAATAGCACATCGAATTCAATGCCAGAATCAGCCAATGCTGCTGCGTAGAAGCGACCTAAACGCGCTAGGTCACGACCTGTATTAAACAATCCAGCATTGAAGAAGTAAGGGCTCTTACGGCCAGACTTTAAAGTAAACTCACCAAACTTAAGTACTTCTTTCTCTAGTGCAAATTCAATAAATTCACGTTGATATGCTTTCATGCTCATCCTCTAAATTAATTTACTTTCCAATTCCTAACTTCCGATCACTTCGAAAGCTAACGATGATGTATTTTCTAAATAGATAGCTCTACAACAAGGCAGCAAAATTTTTCAGCCCTATGAGCATAGGGAACCTATGTGATTAGGGTGAAAAATTGTAGCTAACACAGGTGTAGAGTTATCTATGATGAAAATAAAAAAATAGCCCCCATTTGGGAGCTATTAAAAATGATTAGTCGGCCAACGCAGCTTTTTGCGCTTCAACAATGTCAGCAATGCCCTTATTCGCCAGGGCTAAAAGCTGCATCAGCTCTTCGTGGCTGAACGGTTCGCCTTCTGCGGTGCCTTGAATCTCAATCATCTTACCGTCTTCGGTCATTACAACGTTCATGTCGGTATCAGCTGCTGAGTCTTCAACATACTCAAGGTCACACAGTGCTTGTGCACCAACGATGCCCACTGAAACTGCCGCTACGTGGCCTTTCATTGGGTTCTTTTTCAGTTTGCCGCTGTCTAATAGGCTCTTGATTGCGTCAGCCATCGCTACGCTTGCACCAGAGATAGACGCAGTACGTGTACCACCATCGGCTTGGATAACATCACAATCGACAGTGATCATGATTTCACCCATTGCTTTTAGATCAACAACTGCACGCAGGCTACGAGCGATCAGACGTTGGATTTCCATCGTACGACCACCTTGCTTACCGCTCGCCGCTTCACGACGGTTACGAGTGTGTGTTGCACGTGGCAGCATACCGTATTCAGCGGTTACCCAACCCTTTCCTTGGCCTTTTAACCAACGCGGCACGTTTTCTTCTACCGTTGCATTACATAGAACTTTAGTGTTGCCGAACTCAACTAATACAGAACCCTCAGCATAAGCTGTGTAGTTACGAGTAATTTTAATTGGACGAATTTGATCTGCAGCGCGGTCATTTGGACGCATTGGTATCTACCTTATTAACAGTCTGAAGTGATTTACTATCGAAAGAGTGCATCACCTGAGAAAGGGGTGAGACAGTTTTGATTGGGGCAAGATTATATAGCAGTTTACCTTTCAAATCTATTTACCGTTCAAAGCGATTTATCATCGAAAGCTATTTTTCGTAACAGGAGGTTTACCGTGAAAGGGGAACTACTGCGAAAAGGAAACGAACATGAAAGAAAGAATGAGGCTGAAAGGATAACTACGTGAAAAGCTCCGGCTTCGGGTGCAACCCGTATCGTGATACTATGCGTGCGCGTTATTTTCAGAATGATAAAAGACAGGAAAATTCGATGATTTATAGTATGACCGCGTACGCACGCAAAGAAGTAAAAGGCGATTGGGGCAGCGCAGTATGGGAAATCCGTAGTGTAAACCAACGCTACCTAGAAACTTACTTCCGTATGCCTGAACAGTTCCGTGGTTTAGAGCCAATCTTGCGTGAGCGTTTCCGTAAGCGTCTTGCACGCGGTAAGGTTGAATGTAACCTACGCTTTGAGGCAAACCCTGCAGCAAAGGGCGAGCTAAGCATTAACGAAGGTTTGGCTCAGCAAGTAATCAATGCTGCGAACCAAGTAATGACGATGACAGGCGAAGACAGCCGTTTGAACCCATTCCAAGTGATGAACTGGCCTGGCGTGATGGAAACACCTGAGCAAGACATGGATGCCATCAACAAAGACCTGCTAGAAGCATTCAACGAAGCAATCGCAGAGTTCATTGATGCTCGTGCTCGCGAAGGTGAGAATATGAAGGCGCTCATCGTACAGCGCTTAGATGCAATCACTGAAGAAGTCGTGAAAGTTCGTGCACGCATGCCTGAGATTTTAGAATGGCAACGTGAGCGTCTACTTAACAAGTTTGAAGAAGCGAAAATTGAGCTTGAAGGTTCTCGTGTTGAGCAAGAGCTTATCTTGCTGGCACAGAAGTCAGACGTAGCAGAAGAGCTAGACCGTCTAGACTCTCATGTCAAAGAAGCAAACGCAGTACTGAAGAAAGGCGGCGCTTGTGGCCGTAAGCTCGACTTCATGATGCAAGAGTTCAACCGTGAGTCAAACACGCTAGCATCTAAGTCTATCAGCACAGACATCACAGCATCAGGCGTAGAGCTTAAAGTTCTTATCGAACAGATGCGTGAGCAGATCCAGAATATTGAATAACAGTTTGTAAGAACAAGCTGAATCAGTGTTGATTAACTTAAAGATAAGCTCCTAAATTTAGGGGCTTTTTTTTATAAATACAATGATGCACAGCAAGAAAAATCGAAGATCAGAAAGTGAGCCGGAAAATTAGCTTAGAACGAAGTATAGATTGTGGATTACGATAAGGGTGTAAAGAAGTAATGGGGGTAATGAAAGTAAAAAGGTATTAAAGAAGTAATGGGGGTAATGAAAGTAAAAAGGTATTAAAGATATTTCAGAGAGAGATGAAGACTTGAAGCAGGAGATAGAAATTAAAGCAGAAGGTAAAGCAGGAAAGTGACGCAGGTTGTATACAACCTGCGTCGACTTAAAATCTTATACAGCTACAACGTTTGCAGCTTGAAGACCTTTTTGGCCTTGCTCTACTTCGAAAGACACTTGTTGGCCTTCTTTAAGAGTCTTGAAACCTTCAGAAGCGATAGCACGGAAGTGAACGAATACGTCAGCGCCGCCGTTGTCTTGAGTTAGGAAACCGAAACCTTTCTCTTCGTTAAACCATTTTACTACGCCGTTTGTTTTGTTAGACATGTTGTGTCCCTTATATAAAAATAAAAAATTAATCGCCAAAAGTGCGATGCGCTGAAAGCTTGAATTATTTAATGTATCTATGAAGCTAAGGGAAACACTGAGGATAACAACGAAGCAATACTGAGGGTTTTTCTTTACAACTGGATGTTTCATTTAATAACTCTGAAAACAGAGCGAGGTGATTATTAGTTATCTGAGCTGAGTTGTAAAGCGTTATTTCAATAAAATTTATTTTTCGTTCAATTTACATCTATTGAGCCCCAGCGAACTGGGGTTCTTGTGCTACGCGCTGAGTCGAAAGAAAACCAACTCCTACTCATCAGGTTGCTTAGTTCGAAGGTCTACATAGGGCCAATAGTGATGTCCGACTCGAATCAGTAATGTGGCAGCTGCCAGGGTAAAGGCCGCTAAAGACAACCAAACGATCAATACTGCATCGAGCTCCTTCATACCTAAGGTGATGTAACGAGCAATCGCCATCATCGCAATGTAGATTGGGTATCGGACTGGGATCTTACCGTTCATCACAAACTGCTGAACCATCGCCAACACTTCCAAGTAAATAAACATCAGAAGAATATCGGTCAGTTGCACTCGCCGCTCAGAAAAAACGTGCATGAACTCTTCAACCATCGCAAACAAGGTCGCCAGTGTGATCGCCACCAGCAAGACCGCTTCCATAATGTGGAACACTTTTAAAAACGGTTTACTAAAAGATTTAGGTAAATGAGAAGACATAGTCACTCTTCAAAAAATAATTAATCCAACCTCTACATTAGCATGCACTCTAGAGAAGCGACGAATACAAAAATGGCCCCACATTCACTGCAGAGCCATCTATTGGTTTTTTACTTAACGACTGTTACTTAACAAACGTTACTTCGCTATTAAGCTTATAGCAGGATTAGGTAAGTTAAGAACACCACACACAGTCCGTAGATAAGCGGGTGTACTTCTTTACGCTTACCCGCGACAACCATAGTGAATGCGTAGCTGATGAAGCCCATCGCCATACCGTTCGCAGGTGAGAAGCTTAGCACTGTGAACATGATGGTGAAGAAGGCTGCAATGCGTGACTCTTTCTTTTCCCAATTAATCTGGCCAAGACGGCCCACCATATAAATACCGACCACGACCATCGCTGGCGCAACCATTGCTGCCGAGAAGATAGAGAAGATTGGGTATAGGAAGAGCGAGATTAAGAACAGGCCAGCCACCATCACTGCCGCTAACCCCGTTTTTGCACCTTGAGAAGAAGCAATGCCAGACTCAGAGAAAGCGGTAATTGATGTCGTACCAAGAATCGAACCAATCACCGTACCGCCGGCATCAGCAACCAACGCTGACTTCGCGTTTGGCACCTTGCCATCTTTATCGATAATACCCGCATCACGGCCAACGCCCACAATTGTGCTCAAGCCATCAAAGAAATCGACAATCAGGAAGATAAGGACAATGAACAAGAGATCGAACATTTTCTCAGGCGTGAAAGCAGAGAAATCAAAAATAGCACCGAAGCTGCCGGCCATGCTTGGCGGCATAGCAACAAACTGATCTGGAATGGGTGCGTTTGAAGTGCCCATGAAGAAGTCAGCAAGAATGGTCAATACGATAGCAGAAACGAACGAGATGAACGTCGCTAGCTTGATGTCACGAACCATACATCCTAGTGCGATGAAGATGCTCACGTAAGCGATGACCACTTTTGGATCGGAAATGTCGCCTAAGCCAACCAGTACGAACGGGTTAGAAACGATGATGCCTGCATTCTTAAGGCCTAAGAATGCAATGAATAAGCCGAGAGACACAGTAATCGCCAGCTTCAAGTCTTCAGGAATCGACTCAATCATCGACTTACGAATATTGGTTAACGAGAACGCGAGGTACAAGATACCTGACAGGAAAATGCCGAACAGCGCCTCATTCCAAAGCACTGCAACTGAACCACTTAATAGCAAACCTTTGAAGAAGCCGTTCATGCTCATACCCGGTGCAAGCATGACTGGGTAGTTGCCCCAAATGCCCATGATGAGCGTTGCGATAGCCGCAGCCAATGCCGTTGCAGTAAATACCGCCCCTTTGTCCATACCTGGGATCCCCCCCAAAATGGCCGGGTTAACCGCAAGAATGTAGCTCATCGCCAAGAAAGTAATAAAACCCGCGTACAGTTCAGTGCCAATCGTGGTTTTTCTTTCAGTGATTTTAAACATCGAATCAAGCGAACCAGAGGTGTTCTGGGCTTTCAGGGTGGAATCGGTACTCACAACAAAACCTTTGCAATAAATTAAGAATTTGGTGATTCAAATGCTG
The Vibrio kanaloae genome window above contains:
- a CDS encoding NCS2 family permease, whose product is MSTDSTLKAQNTSGSLDSMFKITERKTTIGTELYAGFITFLAMSYILAVNPAILGGIPGMDKGAVFTATALAAAIATLIMGIWGNYPVMLAPGMSMNGFFKGLLLSGSVAVLWNEALFGIFLSGILYLAFSLTNIRKSMIESIPEDLKLAITVSLGLFIAFLGLKNAGIIVSNPFVLVGLGDISDPKVVIAYVSIFIALGCMVRDIKLATFISFVSAIVLTILADFFMGTSNAPIPDQFVAMPPSMAGSFGAIFDFSAFTPEKMFDLLFIVLIFLIVDFFDGLSTIVGVGRDAGIIDKDGKVPNAKSALVADAGGTVIGSILGTTSITAFSESGIASSQGAKTGLAAVMVAGLFLISLFLYPIFSIFSAAMVAPAMVVVGIYMVGRLGQINWEKKESRIAAFFTIMFTVLSFSPANGMAMGFISYAFTMVVAGKRKEVHPLIYGLCVVFLTYLILL
- a CDS encoding YicC/YloC family endoribonuclease, whose protein sequence is MIYSMTAYARKEVKGDWGSAVWEIRSVNQRYLETYFRMPEQFRGLEPILRERFRKRLARGKVECNLRFEANPAAKGELSINEGLAQQVINAANQVMTMTGEDSRLNPFQVMNWPGVMETPEQDMDAINKDLLEAFNEAIAEFIDARAREGENMKALIVQRLDAITEEVVKVRARMPEILEWQRERLLNKFEEAKIELEGSRVEQELILLAQKSDVAEELDRLDSHVKEANAVLKKGGACGRKLDFMMQEFNRESNTLASKSISTDITASGVELKVLIEQMREQIQNIE
- the cspE gene encoding transcription antiterminator/RNA stability regulator CspE, with protein sequence MSNKTNGVVKWFNEEKGFGFLTQDNGGADVFVHFRAIASEGFKTLKEGQQVSFEVEQGQKGLQAANVVAV
- a CDS encoding phosphate-starvation-inducible protein PsiE, whose amino-acid sequence is MSSHLPKSFSKPFLKVFHIMEAVLLVAITLATLFAMVEEFMHVFSERRVQLTDILLMFIYLEVLAMVQQFVMNGKIPVRYPIYIAMMAIARYITLGMKELDAVLIVWLSLAAFTLAAATLLIRVGHHYWPYVDLRTKQPDE